One genomic window of Pseudoxanthomonas sp. includes the following:
- a CDS encoding response regulator transcription factor, whose product MTTLLIADDHPLFREALRGAVQRVLPGVNLHEADTVDALYTLVEANPDADLLLLDLNMPGAHGFNALVHLRALHPQLPVIVVSAREEPAVMRRALDHGAMGFIPKSVDSDTIGEAIGQVLDGERWAPEEAHNAPAIGRDEAEVAQRLRDLTPQQFRVLQMLGAGRLNKQIAYDLGVSEATIKAHVTAILRKLGVTNRTQAVLMAGRLSVDPGGLIPPPEDQE is encoded by the coding sequence ATGACCACCCTGCTCATCGCCGACGATCACCCCCTGTTCCGCGAGGCCCTGCGTGGCGCCGTGCAACGCGTGCTGCCGGGGGTGAACCTGCACGAGGCCGACACCGTCGATGCGCTGTACACGCTGGTGGAAGCCAACCCGGATGCGGACCTGCTGCTGCTGGACCTGAACATGCCCGGCGCGCACGGCTTCAACGCGCTGGTGCACCTGCGGGCGCTGCACCCGCAGCTGCCGGTGATCGTGGTGTCGGCGCGCGAGGAACCTGCGGTCATGCGTCGCGCCCTGGACCACGGTGCGATGGGCTTCATCCCCAAATCGGTCGATTCGGACACGATTGGTGAAGCCATCGGCCAGGTGCTCGATGGCGAGCGCTGGGCGCCGGAAGAAGCCCACAACGCCCCGGCCATCGGCCGTGACGAGGCCGAAGTGGCCCAGCGCCTGCGCGACCTGACCCCGCAGCAGTTCCGCGTGCTGCAGATGCTCGGCGCCGGCCGCCTCAACAAGCAGATCGCCTACGACCTGGGCGTATCCGAAGCCACCATCAAGGCCCACGTCACCGCCATCCTGCGCAAGCTGGGCGTCACCAACCGCACCCAGGCGGTGCTGATGGCCGGGCGCCTGTCGGTCGATCCGGGTGGCCTGATCCCACCGCCGGAAGACCAGGAATAA